A single region of the Sciurus carolinensis chromosome 16, mSciCar1.2, whole genome shotgun sequence genome encodes:
- the Gramd1a gene encoding protein Aster-A isoform X6, translating into MAELLPLLSWVPPGSQGGAQDSPVPPAEHQARDERAQDLAPESWRFLEVPTIHITPSSDGESPPSTPITPRLQRPRTPDLESLSQDSTTPHSGRSTPSSSPSLRKRLQLLPPSRPPPEPEPGTMVEKGSDSSSEKSGVSGTPSTQSLGSRNFIRNSKKMQSWYSMLSPTYKQRNEDFRKLFSKLPEAERLIVDYSCALQREILLQGRLYLSENWICFYSNIFRWETTISIQLKEVTCLKKEKTAKLIPNAIQICTESEKHFFTSFGARDRCFLLIFRLWQNALLEKTLSPRELWHLVHQCYGSELGLTSEDEDYVCPLQLNGLGSPKDVGDVIALSDITPSGAADHSQEPSPVGSRRGRLTPNLSRASSDADHGAEEDKEEQTDSQPDASSSQTVTPVAEPLSTEPTPPDEPTSLGPLDLLPREELLTDTSNSSSSTGEEADLAALLPDLSGRLLINSVFHVGAERLQQMLFSDSPFLQGFLQQCKFTDVTLSPWSGDSKCHQRRVLTYTIPISNPLGPKSASVVETQTLFRRGPQAGGCVVDSEVLTQGIPYQDYFYTAHRYCILGLARNKARLRVSSEIRYRKQPWSLVKSLIEKNSWSGIEDYFHHLERELAKAEKPSLEEGGKDARGLLSGLRRRKRPLSWRGHGDGPQHPDPDPCTRAGMHTSGSLSSRFSEPSMDQGPGAGIPSALVLISIVLVVLVALNALLFYRLWSLERTAHTFESWHSLALAKGKFPQTATEWAEILALQKQFHSVEVHKWRQILRASVELLDEMKFSLEKLHQGITVSDPPFDTQPQSEDSFS; encoded by the exons ATGGCTGAGCTCCTACCCCTGCTGTCTTGGGTGCCCCCAGGTTCCCAGGGTGGTGCCCAGGACTCTCCTGTTCCTCCAGCTGAGCATCAGGCACGGGATGAGAGGGCCCAAGACCTGGCCCCTGAGTCATGGAGGTTCCTGGAGGTGCCCACCATTCACATAACACCATCTAGTGATGGGGAGTCACCCCCCTCCACCCCAATCACCCCACGCTTGCAGCGGCCGAGGACCCCAGACCTGGAAAGTCTGTCTCAGGACAG caccacaccccACTCTGGCCGGAGCACACCCAGCAGCTCCCCATCTCTCCGTAAGCGCCTGCAGCTCTTGCCCCCAAGCCGACCCCCTCCTGAGCCAGAACCAGGCACCATGGTGGAGAAGGGGTCAGATAGCTCCTCGGAAAAGAGTGGAGTGTCCGGGACCCCCAGCACCCAGAGCCTGGGCAGCCGAAACTTCATCCGCAACAGCAAG AAGATGCAGAGCTGGTACAGT ATGCTGAGCCCCACCTACAAACAGCGCAATGAGGACTTCCGGAAACTGTTCAGCAAACTCCCTGAAGCTGAGCGCCTCATCGTGG ATTACTCCTGCGCCCTGCAGCGGGAGATCCTCCTTCAGGGGCGCCTCTATCTCTCCGAGAACTGGATCTGCTTCTACAGCAACATCTTCCGCTGGGAGACCACG ATTTCCATCCAGTTGAAGGAAGTGACGTGtctgaagaaggaaaagacagCCAAGCTGATCCCCAATGCCATTCAGATCTGTACAGAGAGCGAGAAG CACTTCTTCACTTCCTTTGGCGCCCGTGACCGCTGCTTCCTCCTTATCTTCCGCCTCTGGCAGAATGCACTGCTTGAAAAG ACGCTGAGTCCCCGCGAGCTCTGGCACCTGGTGCATCAATGCTACGGCTCCGAGCTGGGCCTCACCAGTGAGGACGAGGACTACGTCTGCCCCTTGCAGCTGAATGGTCTGGG GAGCCCCAAGGATGTGGGAGATGTAATTGCCCTGAGCGACATCACCCCCTCTGGGGCTGCCGACCACAGCCAGGAGCCAAGCCCTGTGGGCTCACGCCGAGGCCGCCTCACCCCCAACCTGTCCCGGGCCAGCAGCGATGCAGACCATGGG gcagaggaggacaaggaggagcaGACGGACAGCCAGCCAGACGCCTCCTCCAGCCAAACGGTGACCCCAGTGGCAGAACCCCTGAGTACAGAGCCCACCCCGCCTGACGAGCCCACTTCCCTGGGCCCCTTGGACTTGCTGCCCAGGGAGGAGCTGTTGACCGACACGAGTAACTCCTCTTCATCCACCGGGGAGGAAG CCGACCTGGCCGCCCTGCTTCCCGACCTCTCTGGCCGCCTCCTCATCAACTCGGTCTTCCACGTGGGTGCCGAGCGGCTGCAGCAGATGCTCTTCTCAGACTCGCCCTTCCTCCAGGGATTCCTGCAGCAGTGCAAGTTCACAG ATGTGACCTTGAGCCCCTGGAGTGGGGACAGCAAGTGCCACCAGCGCCGTGTGCTGACTTACACCATTCCCATCAGCAACCCACTGGGCCCCAAGAGCGCCTCCGTGGTGGAGACACAG ACGCTGTTCCGGCGCGGCCCACAGGCGGGCGGGTGCGTGGTGGACTCAGAGGTGCTGACGCAGGGCATCCCGTACCAGGACTACTTCTACACCGCCCACCGCTACTGCATCCTGGGCCTCGCCCGGAACAAGGCCCGGCTCCG AGTGTCCTCGGAGATCCGCTACCGGAAGCAGCCGTGGAGCCTGGTGAAGTCCCTGATTGAGAAGAACTCCTGGAGTGGCATCGAGGATTACTTCCATCACCTGG AGCGAGAGCTCGCTAAGGCCGAGAAGCCGTCCCTGGAGGAAGGCGGGAAGGATGCCCGGGGGCTGCTCTCAGGTCTGCGGAGGCGAAAGCGGCCCCTCAGCTGGAGGGGCCACGGAGACGGGCCCCAGCACCCAGACCCGGACCCCTGCACCCGTGCTGGCATGCACACCTCGG GCTCCCTCAGCTCCCGCTTCTCGGAACCGTCCATGGAccagggccctggggcaggcaTCCCCAGCGCCCTGGTTCTCATCAGCATCGT CCTCGTCGTCCTCGTCGCCCTCAACGCCCTCCTCTTTTACCGCCTCTGGTCTCTGGAGAGGACTGCCCATACCTTCGAGTCCTGGCACAGTCTGGCCCTGGCCAAGGG CAAGTTCCCCCAGACGGCCACAGAGTGGGCCGAGATCCTGGCCCTGCAGAAGCAGTTCCACAGCGTGGAGGTGCACAAGTGGAGGCAGATCCTGCGGGCTTCCGTGGAGCTCCTGGACGAG ATGAAGTTCTCGCTGGAGAAGCTACACCAGGGGATCACAGTCTCGGACCCTCCCTTTGACACCCAGCCACAGTCTGAAGACAGCTTCTCCTGA
- the Gramd1a gene encoding protein Aster-A isoform X4, giving the protein MVEKGSDSSSEKSGVSGTPSTQSLGSRNFIRNSKKMQSWYSMLSPTYKQRNEDFRKLFSKLPEAERLIVDYSCALQREILLQGRLYLSENWICFYSNIFRWETTISIQLKEVTCLKKEKTAKLIPNAIQICTESEKHFFTSFGARDRCFLLIFRLWQNALLEKTLSPRELWHLVHQCYGSELGLTSEDEDYVCPLQLNGLGSPKDVGDVIALSDITPSGAADHSQEPSPVGSRRGRLTPNLSRASSDADHGAEEDKEEQTDSQPDASSSQTVTPVAEPLSTEPTPPDEPTSLGPLDLLPREELLTDTSNSSSSTGEEADLAALLPDLSGRLLINSVFHVGAERLQQMLFSDSPFLQGFLQQCKFTDVTLSPWSGDSKCHQRRVLTYTIPISNPLGPKSASVVETQTLFRRGPQAGGCVVDSEVLTQGIPYQDYFYTAHRYCILGLARNKARLRVSSEIRYRKQPWSLVKSLIEKNSWSGIEDYFHHLERELAKAEKPSLEEGGKDARGLLSGLRRRKRPLSWRGHGDGPQHPDPDPCTRAGMHTSGSLSSRFSEPSMDQGPGAGIPSALVLISIVICVSLVVLVALNALLFYRLWSLERTAHTFESWHSLALAKGKFPQTATEWAEILALQKQFHSVEVHKWRQILRASVELLDEMKFSLEKLHQGITVSDPPFDTQPQSEDSFS; this is encoded by the exons ATGGTGGAGAAGGGGTCAGATAGCTCCTCGGAAAAGAGTGGAGTGTCCGGGACCCCCAGCACCCAGAGCCTGGGCAGCCGAAACTTCATCCGCAACAGCAAG AAGATGCAGAGCTGGTACAGT ATGCTGAGCCCCACCTACAAACAGCGCAATGAGGACTTCCGGAAACTGTTCAGCAAACTCCCTGAAGCTGAGCGCCTCATCGTGG ATTACTCCTGCGCCCTGCAGCGGGAGATCCTCCTTCAGGGGCGCCTCTATCTCTCCGAGAACTGGATCTGCTTCTACAGCAACATCTTCCGCTGGGAGACCACG ATTTCCATCCAGTTGAAGGAAGTGACGTGtctgaagaaggaaaagacagCCAAGCTGATCCCCAATGCCATTCAGATCTGTACAGAGAGCGAGAAG CACTTCTTCACTTCCTTTGGCGCCCGTGACCGCTGCTTCCTCCTTATCTTCCGCCTCTGGCAGAATGCACTGCTTGAAAAG ACGCTGAGTCCCCGCGAGCTCTGGCACCTGGTGCATCAATGCTACGGCTCCGAGCTGGGCCTCACCAGTGAGGACGAGGACTACGTCTGCCCCTTGCAGCTGAATGGTCTGGG GAGCCCCAAGGATGTGGGAGATGTAATTGCCCTGAGCGACATCACCCCCTCTGGGGCTGCCGACCACAGCCAGGAGCCAAGCCCTGTGGGCTCACGCCGAGGCCGCCTCACCCCCAACCTGTCCCGGGCCAGCAGCGATGCAGACCATGGG gcagaggaggacaaggaggagcaGACGGACAGCCAGCCAGACGCCTCCTCCAGCCAAACGGTGACCCCAGTGGCAGAACCCCTGAGTACAGAGCCCACCCCGCCTGACGAGCCCACTTCCCTGGGCCCCTTGGACTTGCTGCCCAGGGAGGAGCTGTTGACCGACACGAGTAACTCCTCTTCATCCACCGGGGAGGAAG CCGACCTGGCCGCCCTGCTTCCCGACCTCTCTGGCCGCCTCCTCATCAACTCGGTCTTCCACGTGGGTGCCGAGCGGCTGCAGCAGATGCTCTTCTCAGACTCGCCCTTCCTCCAGGGATTCCTGCAGCAGTGCAAGTTCACAG ATGTGACCTTGAGCCCCTGGAGTGGGGACAGCAAGTGCCACCAGCGCCGTGTGCTGACTTACACCATTCCCATCAGCAACCCACTGGGCCCCAAGAGCGCCTCCGTGGTGGAGACACAG ACGCTGTTCCGGCGCGGCCCACAGGCGGGCGGGTGCGTGGTGGACTCAGAGGTGCTGACGCAGGGCATCCCGTACCAGGACTACTTCTACACCGCCCACCGCTACTGCATCCTGGGCCTCGCCCGGAACAAGGCCCGGCTCCG AGTGTCCTCGGAGATCCGCTACCGGAAGCAGCCGTGGAGCCTGGTGAAGTCCCTGATTGAGAAGAACTCCTGGAGTGGCATCGAGGATTACTTCCATCACCTGG AGCGAGAGCTCGCTAAGGCCGAGAAGCCGTCCCTGGAGGAAGGCGGGAAGGATGCCCGGGGGCTGCTCTCAGGTCTGCGGAGGCGAAAGCGGCCCCTCAGCTGGAGGGGCCACGGAGACGGGCCCCAGCACCCAGACCCGGACCCCTGCACCCGTGCTGGCATGCACACCTCGG GCTCCCTCAGCTCCCGCTTCTCGGAACCGTCCATGGAccagggccctggggcaggcaTCCCCAGCGCCCTGGTTCTCATCAGCATCGT GATCTGTGTGAG CCTCGTCGTCCTCGTCGCCCTCAACGCCCTCCTCTTTTACCGCCTCTGGTCTCTGGAGAGGACTGCCCATACCTTCGAGTCCTGGCACAGTCTGGCCCTGGCCAAGGG CAAGTTCCCCCAGACGGCCACAGAGTGGGCCGAGATCCTGGCCCTGCAGAAGCAGTTCCACAGCGTGGAGGTGCACAAGTGGAGGCAGATCCTGCGGGCTTCCGTGGAGCTCCTGGACGAG ATGAAGTTCTCGCTGGAGAAGCTACACCAGGGGATCACAGTCTCGGACCCTCCCTTTGACACCCAGCCACAGTCTGAAGACAGCTTCTCCTGA
- the Gramd1a gene encoding protein Aster-A isoform X3 produces MFDTTPHSGRSTPSSSPSLRKRLQLLPPSRPPPEPEPGTMVEKGSDSSSEKSGVSGTPSTQSLGSRNFIRNSKKMQSWYSMLSPTYKQRNEDFRKLFSKLPEAERLIVDYSCALQREILLQGRLYLSENWICFYSNIFRWETTISIQLKEVTCLKKEKTAKLIPNAIQICTESEKHFFTSFGARDRCFLLIFRLWQNALLEKTLSPRELWHLVHQCYGSELGLTSEDEDYVCPLQLNGLGSPKDVGDVIALSDITPSGAADHSQEPSPVGSRRGRLTPNLSRASSDADHGAEEDKEEQTDSQPDASSSQTVTPVAEPLSTEPTPPDEPTSLGPLDLLPREELLTDTSNSSSSTGEEADLAALLPDLSGRLLINSVFHVGAERLQQMLFSDSPFLQGFLQQCKFTDVTLSPWSGDSKCHQRRVLTYTIPISNPLGPKSASVVETQTLFRRGPQAGGCVVDSEVLTQGIPYQDYFYTAHRYCILGLARNKARLRVSSEIRYRKQPWSLVKSLIEKNSWSGIEDYFHHLERELAKAEKPSLEEGGKDARGLLSGLRRRKRPLSWRGHGDGPQHPDPDPCTRAGMHTSGSLSSRFSEPSMDQGPGAGIPSALVLISIVLVVLVALNALLFYRLWSLERTAHTFESWHSLALAKGKFPQTATEWAEILALQKQFHSVEVHKWRQILRASVELLDEMKFSLEKLHQGITVSDPPFDTQPQSEDSFS; encoded by the exons ATGTTCGA caccacaccccACTCTGGCCGGAGCACACCCAGCAGCTCCCCATCTCTCCGTAAGCGCCTGCAGCTCTTGCCCCCAAGCCGACCCCCTCCTGAGCCAGAACCAGGCACCATGGTGGAGAAGGGGTCAGATAGCTCCTCGGAAAAGAGTGGAGTGTCCGGGACCCCCAGCACCCAGAGCCTGGGCAGCCGAAACTTCATCCGCAACAGCAAG AAGATGCAGAGCTGGTACAGT ATGCTGAGCCCCACCTACAAACAGCGCAATGAGGACTTCCGGAAACTGTTCAGCAAACTCCCTGAAGCTGAGCGCCTCATCGTGG ATTACTCCTGCGCCCTGCAGCGGGAGATCCTCCTTCAGGGGCGCCTCTATCTCTCCGAGAACTGGATCTGCTTCTACAGCAACATCTTCCGCTGGGAGACCACG ATTTCCATCCAGTTGAAGGAAGTGACGTGtctgaagaaggaaaagacagCCAAGCTGATCCCCAATGCCATTCAGATCTGTACAGAGAGCGAGAAG CACTTCTTCACTTCCTTTGGCGCCCGTGACCGCTGCTTCCTCCTTATCTTCCGCCTCTGGCAGAATGCACTGCTTGAAAAG ACGCTGAGTCCCCGCGAGCTCTGGCACCTGGTGCATCAATGCTACGGCTCCGAGCTGGGCCTCACCAGTGAGGACGAGGACTACGTCTGCCCCTTGCAGCTGAATGGTCTGGG GAGCCCCAAGGATGTGGGAGATGTAATTGCCCTGAGCGACATCACCCCCTCTGGGGCTGCCGACCACAGCCAGGAGCCAAGCCCTGTGGGCTCACGCCGAGGCCGCCTCACCCCCAACCTGTCCCGGGCCAGCAGCGATGCAGACCATGGG gcagaggaggacaaggaggagcaGACGGACAGCCAGCCAGACGCCTCCTCCAGCCAAACGGTGACCCCAGTGGCAGAACCCCTGAGTACAGAGCCCACCCCGCCTGACGAGCCCACTTCCCTGGGCCCCTTGGACTTGCTGCCCAGGGAGGAGCTGTTGACCGACACGAGTAACTCCTCTTCATCCACCGGGGAGGAAG CCGACCTGGCCGCCCTGCTTCCCGACCTCTCTGGCCGCCTCCTCATCAACTCGGTCTTCCACGTGGGTGCCGAGCGGCTGCAGCAGATGCTCTTCTCAGACTCGCCCTTCCTCCAGGGATTCCTGCAGCAGTGCAAGTTCACAG ATGTGACCTTGAGCCCCTGGAGTGGGGACAGCAAGTGCCACCAGCGCCGTGTGCTGACTTACACCATTCCCATCAGCAACCCACTGGGCCCCAAGAGCGCCTCCGTGGTGGAGACACAG ACGCTGTTCCGGCGCGGCCCACAGGCGGGCGGGTGCGTGGTGGACTCAGAGGTGCTGACGCAGGGCATCCCGTACCAGGACTACTTCTACACCGCCCACCGCTACTGCATCCTGGGCCTCGCCCGGAACAAGGCCCGGCTCCG AGTGTCCTCGGAGATCCGCTACCGGAAGCAGCCGTGGAGCCTGGTGAAGTCCCTGATTGAGAAGAACTCCTGGAGTGGCATCGAGGATTACTTCCATCACCTGG AGCGAGAGCTCGCTAAGGCCGAGAAGCCGTCCCTGGAGGAAGGCGGGAAGGATGCCCGGGGGCTGCTCTCAGGTCTGCGGAGGCGAAAGCGGCCCCTCAGCTGGAGGGGCCACGGAGACGGGCCCCAGCACCCAGACCCGGACCCCTGCACCCGTGCTGGCATGCACACCTCGG GCTCCCTCAGCTCCCGCTTCTCGGAACCGTCCATGGAccagggccctggggcaggcaTCCCCAGCGCCCTGGTTCTCATCAGCATCGT CCTCGTCGTCCTCGTCGCCCTCAACGCCCTCCTCTTTTACCGCCTCTGGTCTCTGGAGAGGACTGCCCATACCTTCGAGTCCTGGCACAGTCTGGCCCTGGCCAAGGG CAAGTTCCCCCAGACGGCCACAGAGTGGGCCGAGATCCTGGCCCTGCAGAAGCAGTTCCACAGCGTGGAGGTGCACAAGTGGAGGCAGATCCTGCGGGCTTCCGTGGAGCTCCTGGACGAG ATGAAGTTCTCGCTGGAGAAGCTACACCAGGGGATCACAGTCTCGGACCCTCCCTTTGACACCCAGCCACAGTCTGAAGACAGCTTCTCCTGA
- the Gramd1a gene encoding protein Aster-A isoform X2, producing the protein MFDTTPHSGRSTPSSSPSLRKRLQLLPPSRPPPEPEPGTMVEKGSDSSSEKSGVSGTPSTQSLGSRNFIRNSKKMQSWYSMLSPTYKQRNEDFRKLFSKLPEAERLIVDYSCALQREILLQGRLYLSENWICFYSNIFRWETTISIQLKEVTCLKKEKTAKLIPNAIQICTESEKHFFTSFGARDRCFLLIFRLWQNALLEKTLSPRELWHLVHQCYGSELGLTSEDEDYVCPLQLNGLGSPKDVGDVIALSDITPSGAADHSQEPSPVGSRRGRLTPNLSRASSDADHGAEEDKEEQTDSQPDASSSQTVTPVAEPLSTEPTPPDEPTSLGPLDLLPREELLTDTSNSSSSTGEEADLAALLPDLSGRLLINSVFHVGAERLQQMLFSDSPFLQGFLQQCKFTDVTLSPWSGDSKCHQRRVLTYTIPISNPLGPKSASVVETQTLFRRGPQAGGCVVDSEVLTQGIPYQDYFYTAHRYCILGLARNKARLRVSSEIRYRKQPWSLVKSLIEKNSWSGIEDYFHHLERELAKAEKPSLEEGGKDARGLLSGLRRRKRPLSWRGHGDGPQHPDPDPCTRAGMHTSGSLSSRFSEPSMDQGPGAGIPSALVLISIVICVSLVVLVALNALLFYRLWSLERTAHTFESWHSLALAKGKFPQTATEWAEILALQKQFHSVEVHKWRQILRASVELLDEMKFSLEKLHQGITVSDPPFDTQPQSEDSFS; encoded by the exons ATGTTCGA caccacaccccACTCTGGCCGGAGCACACCCAGCAGCTCCCCATCTCTCCGTAAGCGCCTGCAGCTCTTGCCCCCAAGCCGACCCCCTCCTGAGCCAGAACCAGGCACCATGGTGGAGAAGGGGTCAGATAGCTCCTCGGAAAAGAGTGGAGTGTCCGGGACCCCCAGCACCCAGAGCCTGGGCAGCCGAAACTTCATCCGCAACAGCAAG AAGATGCAGAGCTGGTACAGT ATGCTGAGCCCCACCTACAAACAGCGCAATGAGGACTTCCGGAAACTGTTCAGCAAACTCCCTGAAGCTGAGCGCCTCATCGTGG ATTACTCCTGCGCCCTGCAGCGGGAGATCCTCCTTCAGGGGCGCCTCTATCTCTCCGAGAACTGGATCTGCTTCTACAGCAACATCTTCCGCTGGGAGACCACG ATTTCCATCCAGTTGAAGGAAGTGACGTGtctgaagaaggaaaagacagCCAAGCTGATCCCCAATGCCATTCAGATCTGTACAGAGAGCGAGAAG CACTTCTTCACTTCCTTTGGCGCCCGTGACCGCTGCTTCCTCCTTATCTTCCGCCTCTGGCAGAATGCACTGCTTGAAAAG ACGCTGAGTCCCCGCGAGCTCTGGCACCTGGTGCATCAATGCTACGGCTCCGAGCTGGGCCTCACCAGTGAGGACGAGGACTACGTCTGCCCCTTGCAGCTGAATGGTCTGGG GAGCCCCAAGGATGTGGGAGATGTAATTGCCCTGAGCGACATCACCCCCTCTGGGGCTGCCGACCACAGCCAGGAGCCAAGCCCTGTGGGCTCACGCCGAGGCCGCCTCACCCCCAACCTGTCCCGGGCCAGCAGCGATGCAGACCATGGG gcagaggaggacaaggaggagcaGACGGACAGCCAGCCAGACGCCTCCTCCAGCCAAACGGTGACCCCAGTGGCAGAACCCCTGAGTACAGAGCCCACCCCGCCTGACGAGCCCACTTCCCTGGGCCCCTTGGACTTGCTGCCCAGGGAGGAGCTGTTGACCGACACGAGTAACTCCTCTTCATCCACCGGGGAGGAAG CCGACCTGGCCGCCCTGCTTCCCGACCTCTCTGGCCGCCTCCTCATCAACTCGGTCTTCCACGTGGGTGCCGAGCGGCTGCAGCAGATGCTCTTCTCAGACTCGCCCTTCCTCCAGGGATTCCTGCAGCAGTGCAAGTTCACAG ATGTGACCTTGAGCCCCTGGAGTGGGGACAGCAAGTGCCACCAGCGCCGTGTGCTGACTTACACCATTCCCATCAGCAACCCACTGGGCCCCAAGAGCGCCTCCGTGGTGGAGACACAG ACGCTGTTCCGGCGCGGCCCACAGGCGGGCGGGTGCGTGGTGGACTCAGAGGTGCTGACGCAGGGCATCCCGTACCAGGACTACTTCTACACCGCCCACCGCTACTGCATCCTGGGCCTCGCCCGGAACAAGGCCCGGCTCCG AGTGTCCTCGGAGATCCGCTACCGGAAGCAGCCGTGGAGCCTGGTGAAGTCCCTGATTGAGAAGAACTCCTGGAGTGGCATCGAGGATTACTTCCATCACCTGG AGCGAGAGCTCGCTAAGGCCGAGAAGCCGTCCCTGGAGGAAGGCGGGAAGGATGCCCGGGGGCTGCTCTCAGGTCTGCGGAGGCGAAAGCGGCCCCTCAGCTGGAGGGGCCACGGAGACGGGCCCCAGCACCCAGACCCGGACCCCTGCACCCGTGCTGGCATGCACACCTCGG GCTCCCTCAGCTCCCGCTTCTCGGAACCGTCCATGGAccagggccctggggcaggcaTCCCCAGCGCCCTGGTTCTCATCAGCATCGT GATCTGTGTGAG CCTCGTCGTCCTCGTCGCCCTCAACGCCCTCCTCTTTTACCGCCTCTGGTCTCTGGAGAGGACTGCCCATACCTTCGAGTCCTGGCACAGTCTGGCCCTGGCCAAGGG CAAGTTCCCCCAGACGGCCACAGAGTGGGCCGAGATCCTGGCCCTGCAGAAGCAGTTCCACAGCGTGGAGGTGCACAAGTGGAGGCAGATCCTGCGGGCTTCCGTGGAGCTCCTGGACGAG ATGAAGTTCTCGCTGGAGAAGCTACACCAGGGGATCACAGTCTCGGACCCTCCCTTTGACACCCAGCCACAGTCTGAAGACAGCTTCTCCTGA
- the Gramd1a gene encoding protein Aster-A isoform X1 produces MRSGRCRTWSPGLWASGTTPHSGRSTPSSSPSLRKRLQLLPPSRPPPEPEPGTMVEKGSDSSSEKSGVSGTPSTQSLGSRNFIRNSKKMQSWYSMLSPTYKQRNEDFRKLFSKLPEAERLIVDYSCALQREILLQGRLYLSENWICFYSNIFRWETTISIQLKEVTCLKKEKTAKLIPNAIQICTESEKHFFTSFGARDRCFLLIFRLWQNALLEKTLSPRELWHLVHQCYGSELGLTSEDEDYVCPLQLNGLGSPKDVGDVIALSDITPSGAADHSQEPSPVGSRRGRLTPNLSRASSDADHGAEEDKEEQTDSQPDASSSQTVTPVAEPLSTEPTPPDEPTSLGPLDLLPREELLTDTSNSSSSTGEEADLAALLPDLSGRLLINSVFHVGAERLQQMLFSDSPFLQGFLQQCKFTDVTLSPWSGDSKCHQRRVLTYTIPISNPLGPKSASVVETQTLFRRGPQAGGCVVDSEVLTQGIPYQDYFYTAHRYCILGLARNKARLRVSSEIRYRKQPWSLVKSLIEKNSWSGIEDYFHHLERELAKAEKPSLEEGGKDARGLLSGLRRRKRPLSWRGHGDGPQHPDPDPCTRAGMHTSGSLSSRFSEPSMDQGPGAGIPSALVLISIVLVVLVALNALLFYRLWSLERTAHTFESWHSLALAKGKFPQTATEWAEILALQKQFHSVEVHKWRQILRASVELLDEMKFSLEKLHQGITVSDPPFDTQPQSEDSFS; encoded by the exons ATGAGGTCTGGGAGGTGCAGGACCTGGTCACCGGGGCTTTGGGCCTCAGG caccacaccccACTCTGGCCGGAGCACACCCAGCAGCTCCCCATCTCTCCGTAAGCGCCTGCAGCTCTTGCCCCCAAGCCGACCCCCTCCTGAGCCAGAACCAGGCACCATGGTGGAGAAGGGGTCAGATAGCTCCTCGGAAAAGAGTGGAGTGTCCGGGACCCCCAGCACCCAGAGCCTGGGCAGCCGAAACTTCATCCGCAACAGCAAG AAGATGCAGAGCTGGTACAGT ATGCTGAGCCCCACCTACAAACAGCGCAATGAGGACTTCCGGAAACTGTTCAGCAAACTCCCTGAAGCTGAGCGCCTCATCGTGG ATTACTCCTGCGCCCTGCAGCGGGAGATCCTCCTTCAGGGGCGCCTCTATCTCTCCGAGAACTGGATCTGCTTCTACAGCAACATCTTCCGCTGGGAGACCACG ATTTCCATCCAGTTGAAGGAAGTGACGTGtctgaagaaggaaaagacagCCAAGCTGATCCCCAATGCCATTCAGATCTGTACAGAGAGCGAGAAG CACTTCTTCACTTCCTTTGGCGCCCGTGACCGCTGCTTCCTCCTTATCTTCCGCCTCTGGCAGAATGCACTGCTTGAAAAG ACGCTGAGTCCCCGCGAGCTCTGGCACCTGGTGCATCAATGCTACGGCTCCGAGCTGGGCCTCACCAGTGAGGACGAGGACTACGTCTGCCCCTTGCAGCTGAATGGTCTGGG GAGCCCCAAGGATGTGGGAGATGTAATTGCCCTGAGCGACATCACCCCCTCTGGGGCTGCCGACCACAGCCAGGAGCCAAGCCCTGTGGGCTCACGCCGAGGCCGCCTCACCCCCAACCTGTCCCGGGCCAGCAGCGATGCAGACCATGGG gcagaggaggacaaggaggagcaGACGGACAGCCAGCCAGACGCCTCCTCCAGCCAAACGGTGACCCCAGTGGCAGAACCCCTGAGTACAGAGCCCACCCCGCCTGACGAGCCCACTTCCCTGGGCCCCTTGGACTTGCTGCCCAGGGAGGAGCTGTTGACCGACACGAGTAACTCCTCTTCATCCACCGGGGAGGAAG CCGACCTGGCCGCCCTGCTTCCCGACCTCTCTGGCCGCCTCCTCATCAACTCGGTCTTCCACGTGGGTGCCGAGCGGCTGCAGCAGATGCTCTTCTCAGACTCGCCCTTCCTCCAGGGATTCCTGCAGCAGTGCAAGTTCACAG ATGTGACCTTGAGCCCCTGGAGTGGGGACAGCAAGTGCCACCAGCGCCGTGTGCTGACTTACACCATTCCCATCAGCAACCCACTGGGCCCCAAGAGCGCCTCCGTGGTGGAGACACAG ACGCTGTTCCGGCGCGGCCCACAGGCGGGCGGGTGCGTGGTGGACTCAGAGGTGCTGACGCAGGGCATCCCGTACCAGGACTACTTCTACACCGCCCACCGCTACTGCATCCTGGGCCTCGCCCGGAACAAGGCCCGGCTCCG AGTGTCCTCGGAGATCCGCTACCGGAAGCAGCCGTGGAGCCTGGTGAAGTCCCTGATTGAGAAGAACTCCTGGAGTGGCATCGAGGATTACTTCCATCACCTGG AGCGAGAGCTCGCTAAGGCCGAGAAGCCGTCCCTGGAGGAAGGCGGGAAGGATGCCCGGGGGCTGCTCTCAGGTCTGCGGAGGCGAAAGCGGCCCCTCAGCTGGAGGGGCCACGGAGACGGGCCCCAGCACCCAGACCCGGACCCCTGCACCCGTGCTGGCATGCACACCTCGG GCTCCCTCAGCTCCCGCTTCTCGGAACCGTCCATGGAccagggccctggggcaggcaTCCCCAGCGCCCTGGTTCTCATCAGCATCGT CCTCGTCGTCCTCGTCGCCCTCAACGCCCTCCTCTTTTACCGCCTCTGGTCTCTGGAGAGGACTGCCCATACCTTCGAGTCCTGGCACAGTCTGGCCCTGGCCAAGGG CAAGTTCCCCCAGACGGCCACAGAGTGGGCCGAGATCCTGGCCCTGCAGAAGCAGTTCCACAGCGTGGAGGTGCACAAGTGGAGGCAGATCCTGCGGGCTTCCGTGGAGCTCCTGGACGAG ATGAAGTTCTCGCTGGAGAAGCTACACCAGGGGATCACAGTCTCGGACCCTCCCTTTGACACCCAGCCACAGTCTGAAGACAGCTTCTCCTGA